The following DNA comes from Pseudomonas marginalis.
CCAGCTCGCCACGCAGGCGCAGGGCGCCGGGGATGGTGTAGGCGCTGCTTTGCGGGTCCAGTTGCCAGGTGATCCACAGGCGGTTCTGGGCCAGGGATTGGGGCAGTTCGTCCTGGCGCGACAACGGGCGGATCGCACCTTGGGCAATGCCGCCGTCCTGTTGCAGGTGCGCCACGCCGGCGGCGAACCCGGACAGCGTCGGCGCCTCGAACAGCAGGCGCAGGTTCAGCTCCAGGCCGAGGGTTTCCCGCAGGCGCGCCACCACCTGAGTGGCGGTGATGGAGTTGCCGCCGAGCAGGAAGAAGTGGTCATCGGCCGCCACCGTGGCAACCTGCAACTGCTCGCACCAGATCGCGGCGATCCGGCTTTGCAGTTCGGATTCCAGCACAACAGCGCTCGCCTGGGCGCGCAGATCGGGGAACTGCGCGTAGCAGTCGAGGCTGCCGTCGGCCTGCCGAAGCGCGCACGCCGCACGCTGCACCTTGCCGCTTGAGGTCTTGGGCAGGCCGCCGGGGTTGAGTAGCACCACCACGCACGGCGCTTCTTGATAGGCCTCGGCCACGGCTTGGCGGATGGCTTTGATCAGCGCTTCAGGCGGCAGGATCTTCTGCACGCTGCGGCTGATTTCCGCGGCGATGCCGATGCCTTCCAGGCCGTTGTCATTCACCGCAAACGCCGCGACCCGGCCCTTGCGCACCACTTCCACTTCACGCTCGATGGTCTGTTCGATGTCCTGGGGGTACAGGTTATGACCGCGCACGATCAGCAGGTCTTTCAGGCGACCGGTGATGTACACCTCGCCCTCGCGGATAAAGCCCAGGTCACCGGTGCGCAGCCAGGTACGGCCGGCATGCTGCACGAAGGTCTTGGCGCTGGCCTCCGGGTTGCGCCAGTAGCCGTGGGCGATGCTCGGGCCGCTGGCCCAGAGTTCGCCGACGCAGTTGTCGGCCAGCTCGCTCAGTGTGTGCGGGTCGGCGATCAGCACCGCGTGTTCCGGCTGGGAGGTGCCGCAACTCATGATCGCACTGCCCTGCCCCGGCTCGACGCGGTTGGCGGCCAGGGCCTGCTCGTCGACGCGCAGCGCCGGGATGCCATGGCCACGCCGGCCGCCGGCGACAAACAGGGTGGCTTCGGCCAGGCCGTAGGAGGCGAAGAAACTATCCGAGGTAAACCCGCAGGCGGCGAACTTCTCGGCGAAGCGCTCGAGGGTGTCGAGGCGGATCGGTTCGGAGCCGGAATAGGCCACGCGCCAGTTGCTCAAGTCCAGGCGTTCCAGGGCCGACTCACTGACCCGCTCGCTGCACAGGCGGTAGGCGAAATCCGGCCCGCCGCTGATGGTGCCGCGGTATTCGCTGATCGCTTCGAGCCAGCGCAGCGGCCGGCCGAGGAAATAGGCCGGCGACATCAATACGCACGGCACGCCGCTGAAAATCGGTTGCAGCAGGCCACCGATCAGGCCCATGTCGTGGTACAGCGGCAGCCAGCTGACGATCACGTCGTCAGGGTTCAGGTCGATGCCAAAGCCGCGCCGGATCAGCACTTCGTTGGCCACCAGGTTGCCGTGGCTGACTTGCACGCCCTTGGGCAACGCGGTGGAGCCGGAGGTGTATTGCAGGAAGGCGATGTCGTCGGGGTGCAGGTCGGGGGCGCTCCAGGCGCTGGCGATCTGTGCGTCGAGGGTGTCGACACTCAGCACCGGCGGCGCGTTTTCGATCTGCGCGAGGCCATCGGCCAGGCTGGCGATGGTCAGCAACAGACGCGGTTCGGCGTCACCGATAATCGACAGCAAACGCTCCTGGTGATGACGGCGGGTGGACTCCGGCGGATAGGCCGGCACCGCGATCACCCCGGCGTACAGGCAGCCGAAGAACGCCGCGACGTAGTCCGGGCCACTGGGGAACAGCAGCACCGCACGGTCGCCCTGTGCCGCATTGGCCTGGAGGGCGGCGGCGATGGTGCGGGCGCGTTGGTCCAGGTCACGGTAACTGAGTACCACGTTGTGCTCGGCCGACTCGGCGAGGAAGCGCAGGGCGACCTGGTCCGGGGCCTGGGCGGCGCGACGTTGAAGGGACTCGACCAGGGTGCGGGGAAGTTCGAAGGCGTCCATCATGGGGTTCCTGCCTGAAATCGGCTTACGGGAAATTCGGGAATGGGAGAGCGATCAGCCGGCGGCCAGTTGCCGCGCCGCGCCAATGCGCCAGCGGGCCAGGTGTTCGTCGGCATAGCGCCGCACGCAGCGCAATACGGCGCTTTCGTGCTGGATAAGGAAGAAGTGGTGGCCGTCGAACATGTCCAGGGAAAAACCGCTGGCGGCATCGAGCTGCCAGTCGAGCAACTGGTCGGCGCGCACGCTGTCCTGCTTGCCGCCGAACACATGGATCGGCAGGTCCAGCGGCTTGCGCTCGCCGTAGGTGAAGCTGCCGCACAGCAGGAAGTCGGCACGCAGGATCGGCAGCATCAACTGCATCAGCTCGGGATTGGCCAGGGCTTCTTCGGCGGTGCCTTGCAGTTCGCGCAGGCGGGCGATCAGTTGCGCGTCGGTCTTTTCGATGGCGTATTCGCTGACATCGCGGCGAGCCGGACCGGCCGTGCCGGAGGCGAACAGCGCCAGCGGCGCAGGGACATTTCGTGCGTTTAACGCGTGGGCCAATTCAAAGGCCAGCAGGCCGCCGAGACTATGGCCGAACAACGCGTAAGGGCCGCTCAAGTCGCGACTGATTTCCTCCGCGAGCTGCGCCGCCAAGGCCTTGATATCGCGCTGCAGGGGCTCGTCCATGCGCATGCCCCGCCCAGGCAGTTCCAGCGGACACACCTGCAACCACTCCGGCAACGTGCGGCGCCAACGTGCGTAAACCATGGCGCTGGCGCCCGAATAGGGCAGGCAGAACAGGCGCAGTCGAGTCGGCGTAGTCATCCAGCGACGACTCCAAACTGAAACACGCTGTGTGCACGATAAAAACCCATGTCGTCCTCCTGCGGGTGCTGATCCTTGGCCGCTTGACTAGCGACCCTGTCACCCAGAAGAACGGACGGCACCGGCAAATAATTAGTCGCCGGGTACCTGCGAGACGTGGTTCACACCAAACAAGAAAGCA
Coding sequences within:
- a CDS encoding thioesterase II family protein; the encoded protein is MTTPTRLRLFCLPYSGASAMVYARWRRTLPEWLQVCPLELPGRGMRMDEPLQRDIKALAAQLAEEISRDLSGPYALFGHSLGGLLAFELAHALNARNVPAPLALFASGTAGPARRDVSEYAIEKTDAQLIARLRELQGTAEEALANPELMQLMLPILRADFLLCGSFTYGERKPLDLPIHVFGGKQDSVRADQLLDWQLDAASGFSLDMFDGHHFFLIQHESAVLRCVRRYADEHLARWRIGAARQLAAG